Proteins found in one Funiculus sociatus GB2-C1 genomic segment:
- a CDS encoding glutathione S-transferase family protein: MAKVEIYSASVCPYAHRTRLALLEKGVEFKLTEIDLQNKPEWFADISPYGKVPVIKYGSDRVWESTIINEYLDEVFPEPPLMPSEPGQRAIARIWIDFANVKFVPTFYKLLLNQEPEKQQESAEMLRNHLLFMENEGIGKISSGSYWLGESLTLVDIAFYPWFERWSVLEHYRGFVFPAECVRLQKWWDVMSDRDLVQSIKHTADFYIEQYIQYANNTASGITAQEMRQN, from the coding sequence ATGGCTAAAGTAGAAATCTATAGCGCAAGCGTGTGTCCCTATGCTCATCGGACGCGGTTGGCGCTGCTGGAGAAAGGTGTAGAGTTTAAACTAACCGAGATTGACTTGCAAAATAAGCCGGAGTGGTTCGCGGATATCTCGCCTTATGGCAAAGTCCCAGTCATTAAATACGGTAGCGATCGCGTCTGGGAATCCACTATCATCAACGAGTATCTGGATGAAGTATTCCCCGAACCGCCATTAATGCCAAGCGAACCGGGACAAAGAGCGATCGCACGCATCTGGATTGATTTTGCTAATGTCAAATTCGTTCCTACTTTCTACAAACTACTGTTAAACCAGGAACCAGAGAAACAACAGGAATCAGCAGAAATGTTACGCAATCATCTGCTGTTTATGGAGAATGAAGGAATTGGCAAAATATCAAGCGGTTCCTATTGGTTAGGAGAATCCCTCACTCTTGTCGATATCGCCTTTTACCCTTGGTTTGAGCGTTGGAGTGTACTGGAACACTATCGCGGTTTTGTCTTCCCGGCTGAATGTGTGCGGCTTCAGAAATGGTGGGATGTGATGAGCGATCGCGACTTAGTGCAAAGCATCAAACACACCGCAGACTTCTACATCGAGCAATACATACAATACGCCAATAACACTGCTTCCGGCATCACCGCCCAGGAAATGCGGCAAAACTGA